A single window of Sporosarcina sp. 6E9 DNA harbors:
- a CDS encoding IS3 family transposase, with product YNESRRQWNLKKMTPIEYRSHLIAA from the coding sequence TACAACGAATCAAGAAGACAATGGAATCTAAAAAAGATGACTCCGATTGAATATCGAAGCCATCTTATAGCTGCCTAA
- a CDS encoding L-threonine 3-dehydrogenase codes for MKKIIVTGALGQIGSELITKLRSEYGVDNVLATDIRHPNSDAAVEGPFVILDVTDAKKMHKLANDFGADTMMHMAALLSAKAEENPMLAWNLNMGGLMNALEVSRALNLQFFTPSSIGAFGPTTPKKGTPQETLQRPTTMYGVNKVAGELLCDYYFNKYGLDTRGVRFPGLISNVAKPGGGTTDYAVDIYYKALEEGKYTSYIAEGTYMDMMYMPDALQAIVDLLEADPTKLVHRNAFNVTAMSFEPSEIAASIKKQLPDFEIAYEVDPIRQAIADSWPDAIDPSAAIKEWGFKAQYNLDEMTIDMLDKLKLKLNT; via the coding sequence TTGAAGAAAATAATTGTCACTGGAGCGCTAGGCCAAATAGGTTCCGAGCTAATTACGAAGCTTCGATCTGAATACGGTGTGGATAATGTATTAGCAACAGACATTCGTCATCCAAACTCAGACGCAGCCGTTGAAGGCCCATTTGTAATCCTAGACGTTACTGACGCCAAGAAAATGCACAAACTCGCAAATGATTTCGGAGCTGACACCATGATGCATATGGCCGCTCTTTTATCTGCAAAAGCAGAAGAAAATCCGATGCTCGCATGGAACTTAAATATGGGCGGGCTCATGAATGCGCTCGAAGTCTCCCGTGCATTAAATCTGCAGTTCTTCACACCAAGCTCGATTGGCGCATTCGGTCCGACAACACCGAAAAAAGGTACTCCACAAGAAACCTTGCAACGCCCAACAACAATGTACGGTGTAAACAAAGTAGCGGGGGAGTTGCTCTGTGATTATTATTTCAATAAATACGGACTGGATACCCGAGGCGTCAGATTCCCTGGGTTAATTTCCAACGTTGCCAAACCAGGCGGAGGAACAACCGATTACGCGGTCGATATTTATTATAAAGCACTTGAAGAAGGAAAGTATACATCATACATCGCCGAAGGAACTTATATGGACATGATGTACATGCCCGACGCCCTTCAAGCAATTGTCGATTTACTAGAAGCAGACCCAACGAAACTTGTTCACCGTAACGCATTTAATGTCACAGCGATGAGCTTTGAACCCTCTGAAATCGCAGCATCCATAAAAAAACAACTTCCAGATTTCGAAATCGCGTATGAAGTCGATCCAATCCGCCAAGCAATCGCCGACAGCTGGCCAGACGCCATCGACCCATCAGCCGCAATCAAAGAATGGGGCTTCAAAGCTCAGTATAACCTAGATGAAATGACAATCGACATGCTAGACAAATTAAAATTAAAACTAAACACCTAA